The window TAGCGCGCCTCTAAATACTTAGAGTTGAGAATCAACTCTTCCACTTTTTGATCGTTATCCTTTTTATCCACTTCCATGTAGCTCTATTAAGCCTAGTATATATGAAGAGGGTTCCCGTATGACCGTAATTGCACAACCCTTTGAATACCTGTGTCGATCAGTGACATGGAAGGCAGGACTGAAATCTATTCGCCTCACACCAGGAGATAGTACTATAACAGTTCCACTATCTGCCTGTGTTACCGAGAAAGATACAGTAGTAATAAATAATGATGGGCTTTTTGTTAAATGCCGTAATGGGTTATCACAAATATTGCCTTCTTATATGGCACGTGACTCTATAATGATTGGCGGATACGGCCTGGACGTTCTCGTCAAAGAGATTACGACTGAAGACGAGTACACCGCTTACGAGGCACTCGCTGATTATCACTATCGTGATGCAGCGGCAGCAGGCCGCTATGCACGACTCATAGTGTGCTCATATCATCCATTATATCCAGCGGTTATTGGTTATATTGAACTTGCTACAAGCTTTTACATGAATAAAGCACGGTCGAATTTTATGAATTCGCCCTTTAGTGATGGAGAGGTCACTTGGGAAGCTTGGGATAAAGCTGCCATGCGAACTGCTGTCCACGCCATAGCCCGAATATCTCGATGTGTTGTACATACAGAATTTCGTGGGCTTGGTATCGGCCAGCTTCTCGTGAAGCATGCTGAAGCATTCGCGCGTCACCACTGGCATTCGGGAGGACTAAAGCCTTTATTCATTGAAATATCTGCCGATATGCTAAAGTACGTGCCATTTGCAGAACGCGCAGGAATGACTTATATAGGAAATACCGAGGGAAACCTACATCGTGTATATAAGGATTTGAGATATTTACTTCAGAACGCAGAGCGTATTGAGCGAGGCGAAATTATACATAAAGACGATATGGGCATCGTACGAGAGCAAGCTAATCGTATGGAACGTGCCCTAGATCTTATGAGGGAGGAGGGCCTGACTCAGGAGGAGTTTTTGCAACTACTACAAAACATATCACCGGAGTCCGCACTCAAGCAATATGCACGACTACACGATATTGTCCGCTTACCTAAGCCAACCTATCTTAAAGGATTGACTGCGGAAGCAGCACAATATATTTCCCGTCGCTCACAAGACCTGGGTTTGTCCCCTATCTCAAATATTCGTGACTGGTCTGTTAATACAATAGATGGCCCAATTTCTTTGCGTGATGTGACAATTTCTTTCTCATCAAAGGTTCGCCGTACACAACAAGCCCATGCCATTCAGCAGGCGTTTAATATATCCCCTGACAAAATTACCTCGACACATATCCGTCAACTTTCTTTAGAAATACAACCGGGCGAAATTGTACTCATTACAGGGCCATCAGGATCGGGAAAAACAACATTGCTCGAACGCTTTACGAACCCAAGCCATTCAATAAAGGCGCTGAATATAAATGGCGTTATCGAATTTCCATCCAACTATCGCCCAGGAATATTTGAACCTATAACATCCCGCAAGGCACTCATAGATGCCCTTGATATTGATAATGTTCACGAGGCATTACACTTAATGGGCTTGGTGGGACTATCGGATGCCTACATTTATTTGAAGCGATATAATGAGCTGAGCAAAGGACAGCAATTCCGTGCCCAGTTAGCAAACCTTATTGTTTCTGGCA of the Candidatus Kouleothrix ribensis genome contains:
- a CDS encoding GNAT family N-acetyltransferase — encoded protein: MTVIAQPFEYLCRSVTWKAGLKSIRLTPGDSTITVPLSACVTEKDTVVINNDGLFVKCRNGLSQILPSYMARDSIMIGGYGLDVLVKEITTEDEYTAYEALADYHYRDAAAAGRYARLIVCSYHPLYPAVIGYIELATSFYMNKARSNFMNSPFSDGEVTWEAWDKAAMRTAVHAIARISRCVVHTEFRGLGIGQLLVKHAEAFARHHWHSGGLKPLFIEISADMLKYVPFAERAGMTYIGNTEGNLHRVYKDLRYLLQNAERIERGEIIHKDDMGIVREQANRMERALDLMREEGLTQEEFLQLLQNISPESALKQYARLHDIVRLPKPTYLKGLTAEAAQYISRRSQDLGLSPISNIRDWSVNTIDGPISLRDVTISFSSKVRRTQQAHAIQQAFNISPDKITSTHIRQLSLEIQPGEIVLITGPSGSGKTTLLERFTNPSHSIKALNINGVIEFPSNYRPGIFEPITSRKALIDALDIDNVHEALHLMGLVGLSDAYIYLKRYNELSKGQQFRAQLANLIVSGSNTWIIDEFCSNLDPITAAVVSDKLQRVARQLGVTVIVAAPHASNFIFSLRPDKVLQLTSVWEHRVFAGRAYTEAVDQGIARPQYIPFFDIPRPIIFKLLQGQIVHAAGVADRNLTVGTHVILVTDDVLLDARVIDMQVLPLTKLRRSDALRTGFATRKALLSALQLAPNRLAIILHLEPSQTLVEGVVSRPAT